A part of Drosophila ananassae strain 14024-0371.13 chromosome 2R, ASM1763931v2, whole genome shotgun sequence genomic DNA contains:
- the LOC6493474 gene encoding 1,2-dihydroxy-3-keto-5-methylthiopentene dioxygenase codes for MVKIWFMDNEETDQRLEHHRNPPQYLELADLYRKTGVEYFKINADEYQSDKILSELRAKRGYTYDDEITCSEKCLPDYANKLKAFFTEHLHTDEEIRLILEGTGYFDVRDDEENWLRIEVIKGDLIIIPAGIYHRFSLDMNNFIRTRRYFVGEPVWTAHNRPADEMDCRKSYVKHQSEHFVQFNKA; via the exons ATGGTGAAAATATGGTTTATGGACAATGAAGAGACAGACCAGCGTCTGGAGCACCACCGCAATCCACCACAATACCTGGAGCTGGCCGATCTCTACCGGAAAACCGGCGTGGAATACTTCAAA ATCAACGCGGACGAATACCAGAGTGATAAGATTCTTTCGGAGCTGCGGGCCAAACGGGGTTATACCTACGATGATGAG ATAACTTGCTCGGAAAAGTGCCTGCCGGACTATGCCAACAAGCTGAAGGCGTTTTTCACGGAACACTTGCACACCGATGAAGAAATTCGCCTTATCTTGGAAGGAACTGGATACTTTGATGTGCGCGA TGACGAAGAAAATTGGCTGCGCATCGAGGTCATTAAGGGAGACCTGATTATCATTCCTGCTGGTATCTACCATCGTTTCAGCCTGGATATGAAT AACTTTATCCGCACTCGTCGTTACTTTGTCGGGGAGCCGGTCTGGACCGCCCACAATCGCCCCGCCGATGAAATGGATTGCCGCAAATCTTATGTCAAACACCAGTCTGAACACTTTGTGCAATTTAACAAGGCTtaa
- the LOC6493473 gene encoding ankyrin repeat and MYND domain-containing protein 2, giving the protein MTEDNKNSQLDEVQRQLLDRLAKNDSSGFKQLLGQLKGGVNFVDDSGMSCLAHASFKGNREAVQLLLELGADINLNQHGADYTPLHFAALSGNTHVCRLLLDAGIKPGAINSVQRTAAQMAAFVGNHACVETINNYVTRSSLEYYTQVHGQQKEPQIPPTLLKNFHSFVTEINLHPVRIALNVQSLGLLRILSSLRKTLALMCEKEMQKSHDLNELLAFKFHYQGWILAELIRCEEQFKAQHKDKPAGEETGGEANKNEFIEVFVKRVLKENKLGQLDYVEYTIRECAREFPVRECTIFRQIATQLSASAGPPALTVLRNAINGMRGFVDESSYCSTCGAEKPDKKCSKCRAVQYCDRECQRLHWFMHKKNCARLLAQSQNQSQSQPQSKGNIDTAELREELSKLTA; this is encoded by the exons ATGACTGAGGACAACAAAAACTCACAGCTGGACGAAGTCCAGCGCCAGCTACTGGACCGCCTGGCCAAAAACGACTCCAGTGGCTTCAAGCAGCTGCTGGGCCAGCTGAAAGGCGGCGTTAACTTTGTGGATGACAGCGGCATGTCATGCTTGGCGCATGCGAGCTTCAAGGGGAATCGCGAGGCAGTCCAGCTGCTCTTGGAACTG GGTGCCGACATAAACCTGAACCAGCATGGAGCTGATTACACGCCCCTGCACTTTGCGGCGCTCTCGGGGAACACGCACGTGTGCCGGCTACTCTTGGATGCCGGAATCAAGCCGGGTGCCATAAACAGTGTCCAGCGCACTGCCGCCCAGATGGCAGCGTTTGTGGGCAACCATGCCTGTGTGGAGACAATTAACAACTACGTGACCAGGTCCAGTTTGGAGTACTACACACAG GTTCACGGCCAACAAAAGGAGCCGCAGATTCCACCCACCTTGCTAAAGAACTTCCACAGCTTTGTCACCGAAATCAATCTGCATCCTGTGCGCATCGCCCTAAACGTTCAGTCCCTGGGTCTTCTGAGAATCCTATCCAGTCTTCGGAAAACTTTGGCCCTAATGTGCGAAAAAGAGATGCAGAAATCCCACGATCTTAACGAGCTGCTGGCCTTCAAGTTTCACTACCAAGGCTGGATTCTGGCCGAACTGATACGCTGCGAGGAGCAGTTCAAGGCCCAGCACAAGGATAAGCCCGCTGGCGAGGAAACGGGAGGCGAGgccaataaaaatgaattcaTCGAGGTGTTTGTGAAGCGTGTCCTGAAGGAGAACAAGCTGGGTCAATTGGACTATGTGGAGTATACAATAAGGGAGTGCGCCCGAGAGTTTCCGGTGCGGGAGTGCACCATCTTCCGGCAGATAGCCACACAACTGAGTGCCTCAGCTGGCCCACCAGCACTGACTGTCCTACGCAATGCCATCAACGGCATGAGAGGATTTGTG GACGAGAGCAGCTATTGCAGCACCTGTGGCGCCGAGAAGCCGGACAAGAAGTGTTCCAAGTGTAGGGCAGTGCAGTACTGCGATCGTGAGTGCCAGCGCCTCCACTGGTTCATGCACAAGAAGAACTGTGCCCGGCTGCTGGCCCAGTCGCAGAACCAAAGCCAGTCGCAACCCCAGTCCAAGGGTAACATCGACACTGCTGAGCTGCGCGAGGAGCTCTCCAAGCTGACTGCGTAA